From Halichoerus grypus chromosome 6, mHalGry1.hap1.1, whole genome shotgun sequence, one genomic window encodes:
- the LOC144382267 gene encoding uncharacterized protein LOC144382267 encodes MDTGLDAPSSLKETSPGSHSCTPWKDQDMKVQRLLFLVLLLRCPGSPNPNLVHVVPGRFPLGPDGVGVLWKLPIITAPLGVCVLLIYIWRTILAIKPRQYQVTLQQIKEKIHRLRTENRELAQEISLWELKIQEGKKHLAETKSEHKFLSEEVLQWKAQDASEDGEQRAFRAKKRELQEYQRWMEDHCNALSSLKTTQEAELKLLRRKVGIVVDFSEQRRVAAEEKVAKTRRDLEATESQLSAAVENLKGIKEETDKYKREVGALQDQLREAELTFKHKIAAHERSALDNWTKARVWERKIVQQSRENAYVRHRLHMMRRGTLPEGSMRQEPMPGRPETQNRVRRGLWSDAETGGSPMGNRGTEPPRDPGMSKVGTDVRGFPHAPRPPHMPYHMGQGLPGFTGYGPPAPPPHGWTWGPQAQLVPATHGLRPYSETCGTQGDNSGTPPKKVPQKDQNPVDARGPPPVPGPLGPPYPTDPPSSPSWGPGAHLPPPTQWSLRPYPAPEPTAQGGMI; translated from the exons ATGGACACAGGCTTGGACGCCCCCAGCTCACTGAAGGAAaccagcccagggtcacacagctg CACCCCTTGGAAGGACCAAGACATGAAGGTGCAGAGGCTGTTGTTCCTGGTGCTCTTGCTCCGCTGTCCCGGTTCCCCAAACCCAAAT CTTGTCCATGTTGTGCCTGGCCGTTTCCCTCTTGGCCCTGATGGGGTTGGAGTTCTATGGAAACTTCCCATTATCACTGCCCCCTTGGGAGTTTGTGTCCTTCTCATTTATATCTGGAGAACCATCCTCGCT aTAAAGCCTCGACAATATCAAG taaccttacaacaaataaaggagaagatCCATCGACTTAGAACAGAAAACAGGGAGCTTGCTCAGGAAATATCCCTTTGGGAGCTGAAG atccaggaaggcaagaaacaccttgcagaaaccaagagtgaacataagtttctctctgaggaagtgcTTCAATGGAAG GCCCAGGATGCATCCGAGgatggagagcagagagcctTTAGGGCCAAAAAACGAGAACTGCAGG AATATCAACGATGGATGGAAGACCATTGCAATGCCCTGAGTTCTTTGAAAACCACTCAAGAAGCCGAATTGAAACTCCTGAGGAGGAAAGTGGGTATCGTGGTGGATTTCTCTGAACAGAGACGAGTGGCTGCCGAAGA GAAGGTCGCAAAGACCCGCCGTGACCTGGAGGCAACAGAGAGTCAGCTGTCAGCTGCCGTGGAAAATctgaaaggaatcaaagaagaaacgGACAAGTACAA GCGAGAAGTCGGAGCGTTGCAAGATCAGCTGCGGGAGGCAGAGCTCACCTTCAAACACAAG ATCGCAGCTCATGAGAGAAGTGCTCTAGATAACTGg aCTAAGGCTCGGGTTTGGGAGAGGAAGATagtgcagcagagcagggagaacgcCTACGTGAGACACAG ATTGCACATGATGAGGAGAGGGACGCTGCCTGAGGGATCCATGAGGCAGGAACCGATGCCGGGAAGACCTGAGACACAGAACCGTGTGCGGAGAG GGCTTTGGTCTGATGCTGAAACTGGTGGGTCTCCCATGGGGAACAGGGGCACCGAGCCTCCTAGAGACCCAGGGATGAGCAAG GTCGGTACAGATGTGAGAGGGTTTCCTCATGCCCCAAGGCCCCCCCATATGCCCTACCACATGGGGCAGGGTTTACCAGGCTTCACTGGCTATGGGCCACCTGCACCTCCTCCACATGGGTGGACATGGGGGCCTCAAGCACAGCTCGTTCCTGCTACACATG GGCTTCGGCCGTATTCAGAAACCTGTGGCACACAAGGGGACAACAGCGGCACCCCGCCCAAGAAGGTCCCACAGAAGGACCAG AACCCTGTGGATGCAAGAGGACCCCCTCCTGTACCCGGCCCACTGGGTCCACCGTACCCCACGGATCCCCCTTCATCaccatcctggggccctggggcacatctccctccacccacccagtgGTCTCTGCGTCCTTACCCTGCACCCGAACCTACAGCACAGGGTGGGATGATATGA